The Archocentrus centrarchus isolate MPI-CPG fArcCen1 chromosome 1, fArcCen1, whole genome shotgun sequence genome includes the window ACCCCAGAGGGATTTGTGTCTTGTCCTGGTACTGAACCAGGGATCCTTcacttgttaggtgaatgtgtaaatcATTTAGAAAGAGGAAGTCAGAGCAGAGTCACTGAGTGCTTCCTCTGGTATTAAAATCAGCATTAAAAACTGtgcactgggagcttcatggcatgggtttccatggctgagcagctcctgtaggtgcaATGTGTAGGtgacccagtacttttgtccattttCTTTGACAATAGAGCTCAATATGCTGGGAGACCACATCCTCTTCAAAGACAAtgtatttttacacttttccTCCAAAAAAATCTGATCAAATAATTGTCTAAATATATCCTGCTGAAATTTATTCATCATCTGTTGACTAGTTGTGCCATGAGTGATGAGCTCAGAGCCAAACTTTAACCATATTCATCTGCTGTAATcaataatataaaaatctgAGCTACGTGGCTGAACTGAAAGTGAACATAAGTTTCACCACTTTTCCTGATCATTCTGATCCTGATTTAAACTCACCATCATCCGAGGTGCCGAactcctgcagcaccctctCATAGTAGTCCCTCAGATTGTTCATCTTTGGATTTTCCTGAAACAAACACAGTATTCTCATCCATTGTCTTAGCTCATAGGCAAAATGAAAGGCATCTTTTTCAAAAAGCAATTTGTCAACTTATCAATGAAACCAGCACAACATGAACAATATAGTCAGCGGCAGGTCAAATAGTTCTTACACGTACTTGTTCCTTCTCGATTTGAATCATTCTGGTGAAAAAGGCCTTGGACAAGGGACGGTTTTCCTGCAAGCTACAGAAGAAAAGTGCGATTTAATTAAAGGACATTAAAGGTCCTGAAAGTTTGTTTTGCACCTGCAGGTCAGTGCTTTGAGACCAGTTAAAACCACGAGTTCCTGCTGCATTTATCACCTAAATTAAAAACTACACAAGCAGACAAACTTATCGGATTTTCACCTTGTAAAGGTCTTCCTCGCCTTCTTGTAGCCTCCAGTGGAGTAGGACCAATCGAGGTAGCACTCTTTCATCTCCATGGCAACAGCCGGGACTGCAGACAGCAGACCTCTCTGGGAACAAACAAGAGAACAAACTGTCTGCAAGGCATATCTCACTTCAGAGGCAAAAGCACAATTAATCTTGCCTGCTTTAGCTTTTAAGGTTTATCTTTACCTTACTCAGCCCTTTTCTGATCAAGATCTGTCTACAGCACTTTATATCACAGTGCAGGGTCATATTTTAATCCTCTCATTAATTTCTTCTGTTCCGCATTTCATTTCTAACAATTAAAAAGTTCATTTCCAGTTAAACCCTTAATTTTATTGGTAAAATGTCTGCGTAAACAAATCCACAGAGGACCACACATGAAAAAGATGCATAACTCGAAATGCCACAGGCTATAACAAGAGCACACTGCAGCTGTTCAAGCCAACTCGGCTGGATTCAGGCGTACTACCTTGAGGATGGCTTCCGTCTCCTCGGGACTCTGGTTGGCCTTGCTCCACTCAAACTGCAGCTGCCACAGTGGTAGACTCTCCTGTGAAGACAGACAATGTTAACTGAATGAGCTTTACCCACCTTAAAAAGCGCTGTATTGCTGCATTAATGTTACACTTGTTCATCCATAAGTGaaacatttcacacacacattatctattcccccaaacagtgcacCAGGACTCCTTAAGTTTTACATCTACTGCACAGCctcaaaaaatatttattggCTACATACTTGTGTAAAGCATGTAGCCAACAAATtaatcaatctttttttttatgttgtgttttaatTGACTCAGGCTTGCATAGAgacttatttattcatttgaagaaaagaaaaaaaaaaagaaggaaaattcaTAGACCTCTGTTAAGTAAGGTAACATAGACTCTTTGTTTTACCTATATGCAAACCAGCTGTGCTTATACAGGTAGTCACCCCTGTCCCacaagctcattttgaattagGAAAACTTCTGATGGCTAATAAAAAGCTTTCAGTTGGGaaaatattacatttgtttCTGAAACACTAAACAATTATAATAAGAAAGCAGACAAAACCCCTAATAATTAGTCTTTAAGTGAGCTGTGCCTCTACTCTGCTCCACTTTAAGTCACATCTGGATTATCATGAGTTTGTATTAGAGGTGCCTAACTGTTATATATGTACATAACTTGCATGAGCCTCAAACTATAATCAGGctgctgaatttttttattaatcataatttaaaatatcAATTTTAAATTAGCACATAACTGATAACATTTAAGAAAAGGGGCAACTAATGGGGCAGtcgtatgtgttttttttccttccttggAAGTGGGTTTAGTATCACTGGAAGTAAATATAACAAGCGAGGGATGGTATGCATCATTCCAAAGACAGGTATGACACTACACCACCTATTCAAatcattttgatttctttaCTATGATGTATGATAAAGAAAGGAACTTGATATTCATATTTGAGAAGCAGGAACCAGAAAATATTTGGCCTTTTTCATGGTTTGTGATTCAAAGTGTTCAATGTTATCAGTTTTCCATCTCCACTGAACTCGTCAGCGCACGCAAAGCTCAGATCAGAATTAGTTACTCGGTTTTACCATTATATGCAGAGATTTTAAAACTTAATAATCATTCTGGCAGCATCTGCTCTCAGCTAGGAGGCAATGATCACAAGTACAGAATGACAGGATAAAGAGTATGTTTATATTTTCTTCAATTTATCTGCACTTCTGGGCTTTTCAGTGTGAGAACTTAAGACTGCTGGATACACAGTCACCAAACCCTGGAGGTGTGTACCATTTCTCCACACTCCAGCAGGGTGTTTTGCTCAAAAGAAAAGACTTGCATAATGAGCAGTTGTAGTAATCCTCCTCATACAGCTACTTCTCAGGGCTGCAGATTTGtgaccaccaccacccccccaaaaaaagcaatAATCAGCTATGCTGCTCACTGTTACAAAGGCCTGCAGCTGAGTCAGGGCATGTGTATTCATAGTTATACAGCACTAGATTCTACTGTGCAACAATTAGAGAGGTTACACATGAAAATCAAGAAGAAGCAAAACTGTTAAGGATGACCAAGAAGAACATTATATCTGAAGTGCTGTAAGATAAAATTTAATTCACCACTGACCAAAGGAATACAAAAGAAATTCTACATGCTGACTTATAAGGTCAAATTGAGCCAAGATGGAAATCTGGCTTCAAAGTATTAATGTTCAGGCCCAGGCTGCTGCATGGCCTCCCAACATATTCTCCTTTTTTCACTCTCTGCCACTGATGCATGATATTAACTTTGTATCTTCACTCTCCTGTGGCTGGCAccttcttctctgtctctctcccagtACCTGGATGCATGTGGTTCTAATtctagagctgctgctcctgttcTCTGTTTACTGGCCCTATCAACCTGCAAAATGGTTTTTTTGGTGTTGTCTCATCTCTATTTATTCTCCCTGTGCTTTCCTCTCGCCCCAAGGGGTTGTGACAGATACCTGCCCTATCCTGCCTTAAACCATAACAGCTTTGTTTCTGTTGAaaggatttttttcctctctgaactgtcaccaagtgtttccATCAATAGGGTggcttttactttaaaaaaaaaaaagttgaattcaTACATACATGTATCTGCATGATTGCACGTAGTTTTCAACCTGTCTTCATGTACACTCACATACAGGCAGATGAAAACAGTTAGGGAAATTAATATGATGGAACAGAGGCTAATTAGGCCAAGGAGATGACCCACTTATACAGTACTGCTGGtggctagtgtgtgtgtgtgtgtgtgtgtgtgtatattcatATGTCTCACTTCTGTAAGAACAACAGTTAAACTGGTACTGCCACAGCACAAGTGTGTATGTGATGGTGTAAGTTGAGAATATGATTTAACCCCATTATATGACTCCATAAAAACAAGCATGGCTCTTTagatccactctgtgtgtgtgtgtgtgtgtgtgtgtgtgtgtgtgtaccttgggattaatgtgtgtgagagcgtcCTGGAAAAACCGGCCTATGTCTCTGTTCCCCAGCTCCATTAGCGTCTGCAGACTCAAACTCCACATGGTCACCGATTGGCTATAGAGCTGCGTGGCTGCCATGGCAACGCTGGTTGCTCCCTCAGCATCCCCCGATGAAAGCAAGATTTGGAGCTGGTCACGTGGACAACATCATGTTGGTTGGTTCATACATTAGTACAATGCAAGGTATAGTTTCCTTTTTGAATATAACTTTATGATAAAGGAGTTTTCCCTACAGTTaccatcatctttttttttcagtaccaTTACCataccaaaaaagaaaagaaaagaaagaaaacagacctACAAGAGCTAAGATATACATGAAGCTACCATACCAAGTTTTTGATGGACTCATTTTCTCTTAATTAGATGACAAATATTagaaaacaacaggaaatgCTGAGGGAGAGAAATGGGAGTGGTAGCATGAAGAGTCTGGTATTAGTCtttaaccactacgccaccaattaccatatttttttctaattaaaattgtcatgatcatcatcatcataaattTCAGAGAATTGGTTTAATTAGTTATGCCTGAACATATTACTAACTTCTGGCCGTCAGCCTCAGCTGTAAATATATTTCTCCTTTTACGATAACATGTTGTGTTTTCGGTGCAGCACAGTTACATTTTCATTCCTTGTTAACTACATTAGCGCATATCCGAAAGAACACTCACAAGGTTTTAAAGACGTTCACTGTTCCAGCCAGACTCTGATTGGCACTATTCTCCCccagccaaaacaaaacatggtttGACTGAATTGAGAGCTGATGATACAACAGGCTTAAGGGTGCCTAAAATTCCAGTCACACGTTTAAGAGAAACGTTATCTTACCCAGTTCTTGTAGTAATTCTCCTTCAGCAGTGCGCAGTCGTGGGCGCGCTGCAGCACTCCCAGCAGCCTCTCCTGCCTCTGTGACACAAACACGAAGACACTTGTTTTGGCACCtcaactccaaaaaaaaaaacactgaagctaTTGACATTTCTCAGCATACCTGAGGAGAAAATAACTTCACACTAAACTTAAGGACTCTTACTTTTTCCTTCAGCTCTTGGACGTTGGTCTTCCTTTTCATCCTTTCCAACAAGAAGGCCACATAGCAGGTCCACATGGGCTCTGGGACCAAAAGCACAGCAGTGGTTTCTTATACTGACACAAAGCAGTGAATGAACACAATcacctctagggtttacagagaacggtccgaaaaagagaaaatattcagtgagcggcagttctatGGGTGAAAGCACCTTGTCGATGCCATAGGAGAATgcccagactgcttcgagctgacaggaaggcaacagtaactcattaCAGCCAACGTATTGAGAAGATTTCTGATtcacaacacattgaaccttgaagcagatggtctacagcagcagaagaccacactgagtgccactcctgtcagctaagaatagaaaactgaggctacaattcacacacgctcaccaaaactggacaacagaagactgaaaaaactttgcctggtctgatgaatcccAATTTCAGCATatacaacatgaaagcatggatccatccttccTGGTATAAACAGTTCAGACACTAGTGGGGTGTAATAATCTCTTACTTTCacttaaagcaaaataaataaataaaaacaatgcacaGATCGTGCTCTTATGCTCACCTGTAGCTCCATATTTTTGGACTCTACCAGAGTAGCGTTTGAttatttacagttcaaaataacccTCATATATCCAGTGATGGGCTTTTATGTAGCCTTTGATTATATTCTGTCCGAAACAACCTGTTACAGAccctctccctttaagccaactttctgctgattggctgtccctGCTGATTGGAAACGCATAATAACAGGCTCACTTTAAAACTTTTGAATAATTCATTTTCATACCCGACAGATCTTCTGTAGTAAAACGTTCATtgcaattaataattaattaccaaattataaaacattaaaattacaatatttGCGTGCTCTCTGTGTATCAATAAGCTCCTACCAGTGTTGAGGCTCTTGACGCCCTCCTCATAGACCTGGCAGCAGCGCTCTTCTCTGCGGTTAATATCTGAGGCTCGGCCTTTGGCGGTCTGGAGCTCCTCTCCTGCTCCTGGAGCCTCGAGCTCCCTCTTAGCCATGAAATCCCACGTGGCGCTGTCGTCTGTGTAGTTCGTCTGCAAGCTGGAACCAAGGAGTGAGATGAAGGTAGTGCTTGAAGATGACAATATTGAAATTGAGGAATTCAGAGTTCATGTGAAAGAGAGTTAAACAAAAGCTTTTTTGGAAGTAAATTACTCTTGCAGGATGGAGTCCTGGAGGTCTTTGGTGAAGTCAAAGATAGCCGCTATGTTCAGAAGTGAGATGACAAACCCGGCTTCTGTGGGATGACAAGATACAAAGGAGTGAGTGATGCACTGGAGGAATATGCTGTACATCATTAACACAGTTAGGTATCAAAATCAGCAGAGAGCGGACTGAAGCAAGAATTCAGTATCTCAATgttaactagaaaaagcatttcctgaagaaaatgcactgtgaatgctgcatgctgaaagattggagctgaaatgccaagaaaggcttcaaacagctggaaccttatttgctgaatgagcttcaatgaactgctgaatacctgaactgctgaactgttgaatacctgaactgctgaactgctgaattgctgaactgctgaattgctgaaatgctgaactgctgaattgctgaactgctgaattgctgaactgctgcattgctgaacagctgaactgctgaattgctgaacttctgaatacctgaactgctgaactgttgaatacctgaactgctgaactgctgaattgctgaactgctgaatacctgaactgctgaattgctgaactgctgaattgctgaactgctgcattgctgaaccgctgaattgctgaactgctgaactgctgaattgctgaactgctgaattgctgatctgctgaattgctgaactgctgaattgctgaattgctgaactgctgaattgctgaactgctgaatgctgaactgctgagctgaactgatgacaggtgttaaaaatgttgaacaggtgtaaactgctgaacagctgttaataatgctgaacagctgttaaactgctgaacagctcttaaagtgctgaacgactgttttaacctgaaaggctgttaaagtgctgaacgactgtttttaaactgaaaggctgttaaagtgctgaacgactgtttaaaacctgaaaaggctgttaaaagtgctgaacgactgtttaaaacctgaaaaggctgttaaaagtgctgaacgactgtttaaacctgaaaaggctgttaaaagtgctgaacgactgtttaaacctgaaaaggctgttaaaagtgctgaacgactgtttaaacctgaaaaggctgttaaagtgctgaacgactgtttaaacctgaaaaaggctgttaaaagtgctgaacgactgttttaaacctgaaaaggctgttaaaagtgctgaacgactgtttaaacctgaaaaggctgttaaaagtgctgaacgactgttttaaacctgaaaaggctgttaaaagtgtctgaacgactgtttaaacctgaaaaggctgttaaagtgctgaacgattgttttaaacctgaaaaggctgttaaaagtgctgaacgactgtttaaacctgaaaaggctgttaaaagtgctgaacgactgtttaaacctgtaaaggctgttaaaagtgctgaacgactgttttaaacctgaaaaggctgttaaagtgctgaacgactgttaaacgtaatgtcataaagtaataacataaatctgcagaagaagctgagcattttgataccagaatggtttctgtagcataaacggtgctgaagttatgaaagaacaaaaaacagctcaactttgaacagcttgcatgcagaggaataatccaccaatcagtttaaagtattatgagccaatcagaatgctgctacacatttagttctgccaactcaaaacagctgtgtaactgtttaactgcaggcactttgtggcaaagccctgttgaatttgtcttggcgcacctcccaaacaaatgcttataaatcaaaaaccgtaactcctatcaaaataatttttaaactgtgagcgtcacaaggacctgctctaaacagcggtgtaatttttattttcctgggttgaaaaatgtggtcatgggagcagtttaaaaaaagggtcttttctggttttgagaaaatcacctcccgaaaatttctatagaggcggatggaggagttggagggtgctccctctgcttgaagcctcacagtttaaaaagtttacatttctcagggctaagagacacattgtttgaaagtagagaagcagctctacgttttgatcataaaatcatggctgtagagtgaagagtgtggacacagcggcagtttagagagatatttttcagctgaagaatttcaagtctcccactctaacctttggaatgcgcactctagacgaccacatacacaaccattataaacgctaaaagagcaaaaaaccttcttgtgcttaaactgtaactgtttaaaaaccataaaagatattaatacaaaaagtaatagctgaatagctgagagtcatggctttattttaaagtttaaatggtgtctctagcttaaggtatgctgaagttcttagcttttaaaggctgaaagggttttaaaaggtttttaagctttccccattcatttgaatggggccaaaaaaattagaaaaatattaatattaaattaatggcagaagatttgaacctgaaaagtaatagcagcgatctcctgaagaagccgcacgttttgataccagaaccgtttctgtagcttaaacggtttttgagattgaagcggtcaaaaaacgtacggaagaataatatataactagaaaaagcatttcctgaagaaaatgcactgtgaatgctgcatgctgaaagattggagctgaaatgccaagaaaggcttcaaacagctggaaccttatttgctgaatgagcttcaatgaactgctgaatacctgaactgctgaactgttgaatacctgaactgctgaactgctgaattgctgaactgctgaattgctgaactgctgaatacctgaactgctgaattgctgaactgctgaattgctgaactgctgcattgctgaaccgctgaactgctgaattgctgaacttctgaatacctgaactgctgaactgttgaatacctgaactgctgaactgctgaattgctgaactgctgaatacctgaactgctgaattgctgaactgctgaattgctgaactgctgcattgctgaacagctgaattgctgaactgctgaattgctgaactgctgaattgctgaaccgctgaactgctgaattgctgaacttctgaatacctgaactgctgaactgttgaatacctgaactgctgaactgctgcattgctgaaccgctgaattgctgaactgctgaattgctgatctgctgaattgctgaactgctgaattgctgaattgctgaactgctgaactgctgaattgctgaactgctgaattgctgaactgctgaacaggtgttaaaaatgttgaacaggtgttaaaactgctgaacagctgttaataatgctgaacagctgttaaactgctgaacagctcttaaagtgctgaacgactgtttaaacctgaaaaggctgttaaagtgctgaacgactgtttaaacctgaaaaggctgttaaaagtgctgaacgactgtttaaaacctgaaaaggctgttaaaagtgctgaacgactgtttaaacctgaaaaggctgttaaaagtgctgaacgactgtttaaacctgaaaaggctgttaaaagtgctgaacgactgtttaaacctgaaaaggctgtttaaagtgctgaacgactgttttaaacctgaaaaggctgttaaaagtgctgaacgactgtttaaacctgaaaaggctgttaaaagtgctgaacgactgttttaaacctgaaaaggctgttaaaagtgctgaacgactgtttaaacctgaaaaggctgttaaaagtgctgaacgactgtttaaacctgaaaggctgttaaaagtgctgaaggactgtttaaacctgaaaaggctgttaaagtgctgaacgactgtttaaacctgaaaggctgttaaaagttctgaacgactgttttaaacctgaaaaggctgttaaagtgctgaacgactgtttaaacctgaaaaggctgtaaaagtgctgaacgactgtttaaacctgaaaaggatgttaaagtgctgaacgactgtttaaacctgaaaaggctgtaaaagtgctgaacgactgtttaaacctgaaaggctgttaaaagtgctgaacgactgtttaaacctgtaaaggctgttaaaagtgctgaacgactgttttaaacctgaaaaggctgttaaagtgctgaacgactgttaaacgtaatgtcataaagtaataacataaatctgcacaagaagctgagcattttgataccagaatggtttctgtagcataaacggtgctgaagttatgaaagaagaaaaaacagctcaactttgaacagcttgcatgcagaggaataatccaccaatcagtttaaagtattatgagccaatcagaatgctgctacacatttagttctgccaactcaaaacagctgtgtaactgtttaactgcaggcactttgtggcaaagccctgttgaatttgtcttggcgcacctcccgaacaaatgcttataaatcaaaaaccgtaacccctatcaaaataatttttaaactgtgagcgtcacaaggacctgctctaaacagcggtgtaatttttattttcctgggttgaaaaatgtggtcatgggagcagtttaaaaaaagggtcttttctggttttgagaaaatcacctcccgaaaatttctatagaggcggatggaggagttggagggtgctccctctgcttgaagcctcacagtttaaaaagtttacatttctcagggctaagagacacattgtttgaaagtagagaagcagctctacgttttgatcataaaatcatggc containing:
- the utp6 gene encoding U3 small nucleolar RNA-associated protein 6 homolog → MAEIVQQRIEDRIPELEQLERVGLFTKKEVKSIIKRVTALEYKLHRLIINKEDFIAYIQYEINVLELIKKRRAHIHYQFKREEIEYPIIHRINSIFKRATNKWKDDVQLWLSHVAFCKKWATKSQISKVFSAMLAIHPDKPALWIMGAKSELEDRNSSESARHLFLRALRFHPNNKKVYQEYFRMELLHCEKLRKEKMQLEKAQMELGEYEFSPEILSGKLAEVVYKDATGKIKEAGFVISLLNIAAIFDFTKDLQDSILQDLQTNYTDDSATWDFMAKRELEAPGAGEELQTAKGRASDINRREERCCQVYEEGVKSLNTEPMWTCYVAFLLERMKRKTNVQELKEKRQERLLGVLQRAHDCALLKENYYKNWLQILLSSGDAEGATSVAMAATQLYSQSVTMWSLSLQTLMELGNRDIGRFFQDALTHINPKESLPLWQLQFEWSKANQSPEETEAILKRGLLSAVPAVAMEMKECYLDWSYSTGGYKKARKTFTSLQENRPLSKAFFTRMIQIEKEQENPKMNNLRDYYERVLQEFGTSDDDLWLQYIQEELGPLGQPENCGKIHWRAMKFLEGDSVERFISKYTLLQTGHL